ataaaaagttAGAAAGTTACggagaaaatgaaaagtatTGCTAGGTATGCAAACGACAGAAACCCTCTCAAGATGATTAAAAGAGTCACATTTaaacaaaatgaaatcttattttttgatcCCAATGAACAGACAAGTAATTTAGTTGGAATTacagaaaaggaaaatacACGTAGACCAACATCgattttaaaagattacAATAAAGTGGAACTTCTGAAATGTTATCAGACCTTAGGTATCAATCCTGTTAGTTCAAGCACAATTGGTTTGATCAATAACCTgaactttgaaattgaaaaattaataaaattaaacaCTCAatacaagaagaagataaattgTTTAATCAATTcgaatgaaaatttcttgaattttcaaaataagatcatatcaaaatatgaacttgaaaattcacaattattaaatgaaatttccaACTTGCGGAAATGACCTATTTTACCTACATACTCAGCATTTTCTTTAGCCTAGAGGTTATTCtcattgaatgaagaatgatatatatacattttttaAGCATTTATAGTTTGCATCACTTTACGAGAAAAAAGTATTCAATAACTTTCTGTTTGTTCACATCAATAAAATGTAGCAAAAGCAAGAAATTGTATAAATCTTCAAAGCTTCACGCTTTTTGTCCCGACATTTTGCTAACAATACTGTCAATAAGATCATGACAGCTGATGGCTTGCATTGGCtcgaaaaaaaattttcttagtAAACTTTCGAATGGGATATAACGGCGTCGCAATGGGGAGTGGGCTCTCTGCTTTATGGCGTCGCCTGGTCGTAATCTAGTGAGATGGCGTGAATAAGGTTGAGGAATTTTGACCCAATATCAATCTTATTTTTGTGAGAAATAGCTGTTGATTCCTGACATCATGCTTCCATATGAAGGGTCCATTTGTTGGTTCCAAAGGAATGCTTATAGACTCATTTTATCAGATGCATGTGTAAGATCATCGACTACTGTGAAGATTGTTCTCTAATCCTtgaagtaaaaaaaaagtcaatTCTTCGAGTAAAGTCAAGTTTATGTACTTTATGAATATTAGTCCTTGTAATATGCATTTAAAGACTTATTTGTCAGTATAATTGTATGATGAAATAAGTAGAGGTCAAAGTGCCCTTTGATAAATAACCTAAATACAATATGCcataaataaataaatgaataaataaataactTCTCAAATAAGACTTTCATGAGGATACTTGCCCATATCAGGACTTTGTGAATAACTCTTCTAGATTTGAAACAGGGTCATTCGACTTCCCAAGCTGAAAATCTAGTGGTAActgctttgaaaaacacTTGCCATTTTCAAGATGATCTTTGACAAGATGTGCCATACCTTTAATGAAAGTCTCATTTCCATTCAAAGAGTCACATCTTTTCAGTTTCGAACTGTATTTGgatttctttatcatttcCAAATCAAGCTCATATAGTGTCTCAATGTGATCAGACGTAAATGCTATGGGGATTAAACAGATTCCTGGTACATCCGCTCTAGACGATAAAAATTCTACTATCCTTGCTGTTTGAGCACCAAGCCATGGTTTAGGTCCAACTTGGGATTGCCATGTTAATCTGTAAGGATTTTTAAAGTTCAGCTTTTCCACTGTCTTATATACAGTGGCTGCGACTTCAGCAGGATATGAGTCGCCAGTATTTACCACATCCATGGGCAAAGAATGGGCTGAAAATAGTAATACAACTTGGTCTCTGACACTGACAGGgaattcttctaattttcGGTTAATATTTTCAGCAAACCCATTGATTAGTCCTTCTTGAGTGGGCCATCTATCAATGACTGACCAAGTAATTGATCTTGAAGGGTCCAATTTCTTCACTTGTCTCCATAACTCATTTATCGAAGATGCAGTGGTGGAATATGAGAATTGTGGATACTGGGAAAATGCTACGCCCCTTGTAACACCATCTTTTAACATATTCTGATAGGTCTCATCAGTTTGGGGCTTGGCATATCTGAATGCAACATAAGGTTTATGTGGTGCCGTTTGTGGTGAAATATTATCCAAGATCTCACAAACTTTCGAGCATTGGTACTCTGACCACTTCCGAATTGGTGATCCACCGCCAATTTCATTGTACTGTTTGATAATCTTTGGTGTCCTCCATTTTGCGATATACTTAGCAATAGTTGACTGATATTTCTTGGAAATTGGTATCAAATCATTGTCTGCAAATAACTCGTACAGAAAATCGTGAGTTTCCTCGACCTTAGATGGGCCTCCCATGTTCATAAACATTATACCAGTAGGACCACTGTGCTTGACAGATTGTTGGTTCAAAAGAAGGCCAGTTGAGAGCTTTCTTGTAAACTGTCTGGACAACATCCATGAAGTCATTTGGTTAGCAATGTCTTGTAATTTTGCTTTTGTACAGTGAAGACAAGATTGAACTAAATAGAATATTCATGTCATCTCCCACTTTGAATGGAGTTTCGCTTATACGAACTTTTGCACGTGATACACTTCCTGACTAATATTCATCTCGCCAGTTACTGAGCCAGTGACACTTTAAATGGTAATTGCTCGTTTCGAGGTTAGTCGATAGCAgcttatatatataaaaagttGGTAAGAAGCAAGTTTCAACTGGACATCTCTCTATTCCTTATATAATGCTGagatatcaaatttcatatgagaaaaaaatcgTTGAGCTTTTTGTGCTTTCGAAGAAATGATACGTTAGGCTGACAGTACACCAGGATACCAGTCATCGAATTGGATATGTATAATCCAGTAGATTTAGCGTTGTCCAATTTTAGTGGCAAATATGGCATTGATGATTTTACGCTAAGATTCGCTACATGTTTATTGGGATCATTTCCTCTAACTtacattttgaaaaggatTCCAAATAAGAACTTAAACTTGAAATGTACCTATATTATATCCATTTCTGTATTTTACCTCGTTGGAATATTAAATATACCAAGTGGCTTAAGGACTTTGTTGATAAGTTCGATGTTTACGTACGTGGTCACTAGATTTTATCATTCAAGATTTATGCCATATGTCAATTTTGTGTTCGTAATGGGTCACCTAGCGATAAACCATATAAGGGCCACAGGTTCTATCTCGAATAGTATAGATATTACTAGTGCTCAGATGGTTTTGGCAATGAAATTGACTTCATTTGCTTGGTCATATGGTGACGGCACGTATCTTAAGAAGGATGAATTCGAAAAATCCTTAAACAAATACCAACAAGCTCGCTCAATTAAAATACATCCTTCTCTATTGGAATATCTGGCATTCGTCTTTTTCTTCCCAACAATACTCACTGGACCAAGTTTTGActtttcagattttgatttctgGTTAAATGGAAAGATCTTTCAAGATTTACCAAAAGATATTGTTACAACATCTACGACAAATGCACCAAAAAATGGCCGAATGGTCTTATTCAGAGTTATTCAAGGTATTGCATGGATTGTCTTGCATGGCtatctttcaaagtttgtaaGTTTCGGTGACTATTTAAATCATCGTCAGAATTTTTCCTTCATTTACAAGATTCATTATATGGTTATACTGGGAATGATAGCAAGATTTAAATATTATGCTGCTTGGATCATTTCTGAAAGCGCATGTATTCTCTGTGGACTTGGTTATAATGGATCTGATGTGAAGACAGGTAAAATTAAGTGGGATCGTGTCAGAAATATTGATATCTGGGCTGTTGAGTTTGCTGAAAGCACAAGAGATTGTCTTGAGGCGTGGAACATGAATACAAATAGATGGTTGAAATATTACGTTTATTTTAGAGTAGCTAAGAAGGGTAAAAAGCCTGGTTTCAGATCGACCCTCTTTACATTCCTTACTTCAGCTTTCTGGCATGGATTCTCTGCTGGTTATTACCTTACTTTTGCAACAGGCGCACTTTATCAAACTTGTGGTAAATTTtatagaagaaattttagacccatctttctttcaagtgACGGAAGTACTGCAGGTAAATTTAAATGGATCTATGATGTTATGTGCTGGTACGTGATCAAATTATCCTTTGGATATCTCGTTATGCCCTTCCTAGCATTGAATTTCAAGGATTCCATTTTGATCTGGAAATCTGTTTACTTTTATGGCCACATTATAATCGTAGTGTCCTTTTTTGCATTTAGAGGCCCCTTCTCTACgaaattcatcaaatttttcaagtcCTTACAGCCAAGTGAAGGTGCTTTACAAAAGCAAAGAGCTAttgaattagaaatttcTGAGAGTGCTTCTACATTAGGTAACATACTTAAGGAAAAGATGGAATATGATAAAGCTCTAgaagtagaagaaaataagataaaagaaaaggaaatgCACTTAGGTATTCCATCAATTGATCCGGATGTTGTAGAATGGGATGACGCTAAAGAGGAATGGCATGAATTCTGGAACGAATATACTGAGTGGAGAAATAAGAATGGACTCgaagttgaagaagaaaatcttgttcttgcattcaataattttaaaaaggAAATGGCAGACGCAGCAAAAGATTCTTCCTCTGCAGTTAGAAGAATAAGCTTCAGCAGTTATTCGCCAAAGCCAATCAAggataaaaatgaatagaATTGATAAGTAAactacatatatatatatatacgaGGATGTAGTGAAGTATGTACACTTTTATGCTTATTTAAAAGTCGTCAGGATTGAACAGATCAAGATCAAGATCCACTGCGTTGTCTGCTTcctctttattttcttcgtTGTTTTTATGTTCCGCATTTTTGCCACTTTGTCCTgcaaatatatatgatcCTCTTCTAGAACTAGAGTCCTTCTTTTCTGGGATAGGTCCTTCACCTGCGTCAACagatttgatttcatctaaAGCAATGCTATTATCGTCAGAGAGTGACATTTCGACACCAGCAATTTTAGTAAGTTCATCGGTGTGTGATGCAGCTAAAGCCAACATGCCTCTTCTTAAAGCATCTTCAGCTGGCCAAACGAAATTATTCGGGCCAATCGACCCTTTATCAAAAGTTGGCGGTATTTTTGTGAACTTCGATAGTTTGGTAGCATAGTCTAACAGCACGCTTGAATTAATCTTTTTCCGCTGTTCTAACATTGTGTTCATTTCAAAGTGAACTTGATCGACCGTGGGTAGTAAATTTAGTGCATTGTGACATTCGTTCAATGTTTCCAGTATTTCTTTCGTCTTTAAAGTTGATTCTTTCtcttgtttttcaaaatctttcagTCTCGAAGAGATTCTATCGTATTGTACAAATGAATCCAGGGAATTAAATAACTTTGAATCGATATCAATTAGTTCTTGGGCTATTTTTTTATCCGGTTTATAAGTGTCAATGGATTGAATCAATCTAGATAATGTCTCCTCATATTGTGAGAGATCACTATATATCCCTACTTTTGTTATAGCTGGACTTGCTCCTGACGCactatcaatattattactattcGTTATGGATGTTGAAGGCGGTTCGCCAAGTAATGAAAGAGAAGATGATTTTCGATGGCCTAGGGTAAGATCGTTCATTAGGTCTCTTTGTTGATTGGATATGGAAAGATACGTATCTATAGATCTAACATTTCATATTAATATCATTAAACTCATCAACTAATACTTTACAGTGTTCCATGTGTaaagtattgaaaaatatgtcACTACTTTCTGTTACCCGCACTTTCCGCCTCGCATTTAACGTTAATTGCAATATGCCTAATACTAGCTTGTACTAATCACTTTGAAGTGTCTCGTAGGCGTCGTCACCTTTCAGTTTTTCGATAGTCTTTTTATATGGCATGTTTTCAagcaatattttttttggaaacaGTGTACATAGTTCAGAATATATATCTGAATAAAAAAGTCTGTCATTGTATTTATGAGTCCTTTTCAAATCCATTTAAAACTTTTGGAATCTCTGGTATCCCATCTCTCTTCATTTGTTTACCTACTTCATCTTTTAGACCTCTCCTCCACAGCTCATGACTTTCTCCAATAGCATATGCAAGTGACCTTGCCATGTACCCTTCGGGACCCAATGTCTTCAAGTGATCAATGGCATCTTCAATAAGAATTGCCTTACCCACCAGTGACCCATCAGTTAAGACTGGATGTTTGAGATTCACAATATGGAAATGGAAATAGTAGTAGGAAGGTTGATAATgtataaaaatttttaactCGTCAGCATGGACAGAAAAATTGTAACAAGCTGGTACAATTGATCTGAATTTCCTATTTAATTCAATCAGCCAATCTCTGTCGCTTGGCCTCAAATCTCTAACTGTCCTAATATCATCTCTATATGGCAATGCTACGAGATACAGTCCATCCAGATTGACTCCATCCCATCTTGTGTCAGGCAATATTACAAAACTACTCTTTTTCCTATCATCTTCATAATCTTTATAGATTACTCTGGAAGTTTCAGAATTCTCATAGAGTATATCATAAACCCATTTTAACTTTTCTGGCGTAGACATCTCTTCAACGTACGGTTTAACAACTTCCTTGTACGTTTCTGGAGTCTCTCTAATGAGATGTAGATGTTGTTGGTCGTATCTTCTTATGTGAACGTAGTTAGCAGGCCAaatcaaattaatttttgcTGTTGGATTCTGTACAATATCCTGCTTAATAATGGAGAGCCCCCAATAATAAATGTCATTGGATGTTAATTGTTTCAACTCTTCAATTCCACCAATACATGAGTACTCATTTTCGACATGGTAGATTATTGTTTCTTGAGAGTTCTTATCCTGTGATGGCCTACGTACgttttcatcaaatataaaatgCGTCTTTTCCACAGTGATGATGGCATCCTCATTATCGATGGAACctaaaagagaaattattttcattcttggGTTTGAATCAAGAATCCTagtaaatttgaatctctTGATCAGATCATTTATTGTGGGATGTTGCTGCTCTTCATTCATTATGTCCTGTGAGCCTTGTCTTCTTTCCATGAAGCTTTGCAAGAGATCTCTCGCCTAACTGCTGGCACAtcgtatatatatatacactaCCAAGTGTGCATCCCTTCTCTACTAAACTCCTGACCTCGTAGGCCATGAAAGTTTTAAAGTCGAGCTGTATTGTAAGGATGTTTTATCGATGAGTCTCATCAGCGAACCCGATGCGCTAATAACATTCCTCGCTCCCTTTGAGGTAAATGTTTAATAATGGGAAGACCCTAAAACGTTACATCTCTATATGCTATATACATCAAAGATCGCCGAAAAATAGGCTTGTGTCTGTTTCATCCAATAGTTGCTCCCATCCGACGTTATAACTTGTCCAGAATTCATCTGCCAGTGTTTTTATGTTGTCACCTTCACTGGCACTTGATTGTTCGTAACTATTTTCAGTCTGGTCGTGTGATTCCGTTGTAGTAAAGTCCGAATTAATGTCGGAGGGAAAACAGAAACTAGGAACGCTCATATGCTCTTTGTCTCTCTTGGGTTCTTTTCTGTTTAAAGGTGCTTTTTTGGTATTTAATGACTTGATATAATGATCCTGTTGTTTTTGATACAATTGAAATACGGTAGGTTCCGGATTTCTTGTTGGTTCTGTATACTCTTCTTGTTCCTCTTCATTATAATTGGTATGATGGTCATTAACAAACTGTTCCCGCTGCTTTTTACTATGCAGTAAAAAAGAATCTCGTGACGCCGGCAATGTCATATAAGCACTGTTATTGTTTGATAGCCATGACTTTTCAACCCTTTTCCTGTATTCAAAAGCATTTTTGACCACTGCTCTATAAACTCGCTCTAATGATAGGACAACCATGAATGGATACGACCTTGAAAGCacttctttaatttcttgttcCTGTAAACCTCCATCTAAAATGTTTTTATAGAGTTTGAATTCTGTACCCATAGGGATTGGTTTATCTATCGGTACATGTAGAGTAGATAAATCCCAGTCAATTTCAAGCATGTCTTCTGAAAGAAATATACCATTCTCAAACAAGGTTGCATGAAGATAATGGAACGCATGGAAAATACTCAATTGTTTGCCCATTATCTCAGTCATATTTGCTGTTATTATGGTCAGGTATGGCGGGAGAAAAAAcatcatttttgaaatattctggAAATCTAAGTTTATCCATCTCATATgcttttttaataaattccTACAAATTTGGAGACCGATTAAGAATGATTGAGTCGCTGAATTTTTTAGTTTAATTGACCTTGCACTCAGTATGACGAAATTCAACGAATAGAAGGTCGACATCAAATCCAATACACATAGTACATGTTTGAATTCGCAGATGGGAAGTTCTGccattaaaatttcatcagtGAAATTGTTTATTGGAGAGAATTCTGTTTCTAAAAACTTAATCAACTTGTCACAGTTGTCTATCATGTTTGGAACACAGTTCTTGTTATGAATTTCAGTTATCATTGGTCGTGCCAGATTTaaaaatcttctaatttttccataAAAGCTTTTATCA
The genomic region above belongs to Kazachstania africana CBS 2517 chromosome 7, complete genome and contains:
- the HEM15 gene encoding ferrochelatase HEM15 (similar to Saccharomyces cerevisiae HEM15 (YOR176W); ancestral locus Anc_6.67), which encodes MTSWMLSRQFTRKLSTGLLLNQQSVKHSGPTGIMFMNMGGPSKVEETHDFLYELFADNDLIPISKKYQSTIAKYIAKWRTPKIIKQYNEIGGGSPIRKWSEYQCSKVCEILDNISPQTAPHKPYVAFRYAKPQTDETYQNMLKDGVTRGVAFSQYPQFSYSTTASSINELWRQVKKLDPSRSITWSVIDRWPTQEGLINGFAENINRKLEEFPVSVRDQVVLLFSAHSLPMDVVNTGDSYPAEVAATVYKTVEKLNFKNPYRLTWQSQVGPKPWLGAQTARIVEFLSSRADVPGICLIPIAFTSDHIETLYELDLEMIKKSKYSSKLKRCDSLNGNETFIKGMAHLVKDHLENGKCFSKQLPLDFQLGKSNDPVSNLEELFTKS
- the ALE1 gene encoding lysophospholipid acyltransferase (similar to Saccharomyces cerevisiae ALE1 (YOR175C); ancestral locus Anc_6.66), which gives rise to MYNPVDLALSNFSGKYGIDDFTLRFATCLLGSFPLTYILKRIPNKNLNLKCTYIISISVFYLVGILNIPSGLRTLLISSMFTYVVTRFYHSRFMPYVNFVFVMGHLAINHIRATGSISNSIDITSAQMVLAMKLTSFAWSYGDGTYLKKDEFEKSLNKYQQARSIKIHPSLLEYLAFVFFFPTILTGPSFDFSDFDFWLNGKIFQDLPKDIVTTSTTNAPKNGRMVLFRVIQGIAWIVLHGYLSKFVSFGDYLNHRQNFSFIYKIHYMVILGMIARFKYYAAWIISESACILCGLGYNGSDVKTGKIKWDRVRNIDIWAVEFAESTRDCLEAWNMNTNRWLKYYVYFRVAKKGKKPGFRSTLFTFLTSAFWHGFSAGYYLTFATGALYQTCGKFYRRNFRPIFLSSDGSTAGKFKWIYDVMCWYVIKLSFGYLVMPFLALNFKDSILIWKSVYFYGHIIIVVSFFAFRGPFSTKFIKFFKSLQPSEGALQKQRAIELEISESASTLGNILKEKMEYDKALEVEENKIKEKEMHLGIPSIDPDVVEWDDAKEEWHEFWNEYTEWRNKNGLEVEEENLVLAFNNFKKEMADAAKDSSSAVRRISFSSYSPKPIKDKNE
- the MED4 gene encoding Med4p (similar to Saccharomyces cerevisiae MED4 (YOR174W); ancestral locus Anc_6.65) — translated: MNDLTLGHRKSSSLSLLGEPPSTSITNSNNIDSASGASPAITKVGIYSDLSQYEETLSRLIQSIDTYKPDKKIAQELIDIDSKLFNSLDSFVQYDRISSRLKDFEKQEKESTLKTKEILETLNECHNALNLLPTVDQVHFEMNTMLEQRKKINSSVLLDYATKLSKFTKIPPTFDKGSIGPNNFVWPAEDALRRGMLALAASHTDELTKIAGVEMSLSDDNSIALDEIKSVDAGEGPIPEKKDSSSRRGSYIFAGQSGKNAEHKNNEENKEEADNAVDLDLDLFNPDDF
- the DCS2 gene encoding 5'-(N(7)-methyl 5'-triphosphoguanosine)-(mRNA) diphosphatase (similar to Saccharomyces cerevisiae DCS1 (YLR270W) and DCS2 (YOR173W); ancestral locus Anc_6.63); this translates as MNEEQQHPTINDLIKRFKFTRILDSNPRMKIISLLGSIDNEDAIITVEKTHFIFDENVRRPSQDKNSQETIIYHVENEYSCIGGIEELKQLTSNDIYYWGLSIIKQDIVQNPTAKINLIWPANYVHIRRYDQQHLHLIRETPETYKEVVKPYVEEMSTPEKLKWVYDILYENSETSRVIYKDYEDDRKKSSFVILPDTRWDGVNLDGLYLVALPYRDDIRTVRDLRPSDRDWLIELNRKFRSIVPACYNFSVHADELKIFIHYQPSYYYFHFHIVNLKHPVLTDGSLVGKAILIEDAIDHLKTLGPEGYMARSLAYAIGESHELWRRGLKDEVGKQMKRDGIPEIPKVLNGFEKDS